Proteins encoded together in one Candidatus Eisenbacteria bacterium window:
- a CDS encoding AEC family transporter has product MIFLRLFVEHLLPILLVAGAGFALASVLKLDPRPLGALAFNLLAPCLIFESLLHTHVPAEAMARIGFFTALVMAVPAALAYLVARWRRWSRAQTTAVVLCALLPNVGNYGLSANLLAFGEEALAYATVFFVTFSILANTVGVLIASAGRMGVRAALLALARVPNIWAVVAALVLRGLHYTPPAPVAQAVSLMASACIPFLLVILGVQLRGAHLRGAAAPMLVASGLRLLVGMGVAFAAAPLFGFEGPARQAAILQSSMPTAVLASIFAAEYDEEPSLVASIVLLTTVLSPFTLTPLLAVLR; this is encoded by the coding sequence ATGATCTTCCTGCGGCTCTTCGTCGAGCACCTCCTCCCGATTCTCCTCGTTGCCGGCGCGGGGTTCGCGCTCGCGTCCGTGTTGAAGCTCGACCCTCGGCCGCTCGGAGCGCTGGCGTTCAACCTGCTGGCGCCCTGCCTGATCTTCGAGTCGTTGCTCCACACCCACGTGCCGGCCGAGGCCATGGCACGGATCGGGTTCTTCACCGCCCTGGTGATGGCGGTTCCGGCGGCGCTGGCTTACCTGGTCGCCCGGTGGAGGAGGTGGTCGCGGGCGCAAACCACCGCGGTGGTGCTATGTGCCCTGCTGCCCAACGTCGGCAACTACGGACTCTCGGCGAACCTCCTGGCCTTCGGAGAAGAAGCCCTGGCTTACGCCACCGTGTTCTTCGTCACGTTCTCGATCCTCGCCAACACGGTCGGCGTGCTGATCGCTTCGGCCGGGCGAATGGGCGTCCGTGCCGCGCTGCTCGCCCTCGCTCGCGTGCCGAACATCTGGGCGGTGGTCGCCGCACTGGTCCTGAGAGGGCTGCATTACACGCCTCCTGCGCCGGTCGCCCAGGCCGTGTCGCTCATGGCTTCGGCGTGTATCCCCTTCCTTCTGGTCATCCTGGGCGTCCAGCTGCGAGGCGCTCACCTGCGCGGCGCGGCCGCGCCCATGCTCGTGGCCAGCGGCCTCCGCCTGCTCGTGGGCATGGGCGTCGCGTTCGCCGCCGCGCCGCTCTTTGGATTCGAGGGGCCGGCGCGCCAAGCGGCGATCCTCCAATCCTCGATGCCCACCGCGGTGCTGGCGAGCATCTTCGCCGCCGAATACGACGAGGAGCCCTCGCTCGTGGCGTCGATCGTGCTGCTCACCACGGTGCTGAGCCCCTTCACGCTCACGCCGCTGCTGGCTGTGTTGAGATGA
- a CDS encoding VOC family protein → MRLEGIHHVTCITGDVLKNVDFYTRVLGLRLVGKSVNQDDPFVYHVFYSDEEGKPGADLTFFEYPHAMQGRAGGGMVHQVVWRVASAAALDFWERRLTAEQASPRRDGSRLTFTDPEGLAHELVIPESADAPLVAEHPEIPRELALQGFEGVRAYSRQAERSRPLLEGVMEGKAIGEATWEMRGERRGGWIAYDPAPTTPGRPGAGTVHHVAWGTTVAEHPRWLDHLRASGVSSTPVIDRHYFHSIYFREPSGVLFEIADDGPGFARDGSVAELGRKLILPPWFESQRADIEARLTPIPDPRASWAGRT, encoded by the coding sequence ATGCGTCTCGAAGGCATTCACCACGTCACGTGCATCACGGGCGATGTTCTGAAGAACGTCGACTTCTACACGCGTGTCCTCGGTTTGCGTCTGGTGGGAAAGAGCGTCAATCAGGACGATCCCTTCGTCTATCACGTCTTCTATTCCGACGAGGAAGGCAAGCCCGGCGCCGATCTCACCTTCTTCGAATATCCGCACGCCATGCAGGGTCGGGCGGGCGGCGGCATGGTGCACCAGGTGGTGTGGCGCGTCGCATCCGCCGCGGCGCTGGACTTCTGGGAGCGCCGGCTCACCGCCGAGCAGGCGAGCCCGCGTCGTGACGGGAGCCGTTTGACGTTCACCGATCCCGAGGGCCTCGCGCACGAGCTGGTGATTCCCGAGAGCGCGGACGCGCCGCTGGTCGCGGAGCATCCGGAGATTCCTCGCGAGCTCGCGCTGCAGGGATTCGAAGGGGTGCGAGCCTACTCGAGGCAGGCGGAGCGAAGTCGTCCGCTGCTCGAAGGCGTGATGGAAGGCAAGGCGATCGGCGAGGCGACCTGGGAGATGCGCGGCGAGCGGCGCGGCGGATGGATCGCGTACGACCCGGCGCCCACCACACCTGGCCGGCCCGGCGCCGGAACGGTTCACCACGTGGCCTGGGGCACCACGGTCGCGGAGCACCCGCGATGGCTCGACCACCTGCGAGCGTCCGGCGTCTCTTCCACGCCGGTCATCGACCGGCACTACTTCCACTCGATCTACTTCCGCGAGCCGAGTGGCGTGCTGTTCGAGATCGCCGACGACGGTCCGGGGTTCGCGCGCGACGGCTCGGTCGCGGAGCTGGGACGAAAGCTGATCCTCCCACCGTGGTTCGAGTCTCAGCGCGCCGACATCGAGGCACGGCTCACGCCGATTCCCGATCCGCGCGCGAGCTGGGCGGGCCGGACCTGA
- a CDS encoding ABC transporter ATP-binding protein, with translation MLTPLDAGPEAIIRTSGLRKVYPGVTALDHLDLQVNPGEFFGLLGPNGAGKSTTLGILTTRVRPSAGHATVAGADVMREPARVKQRIGVVPQRPNPDRGLSVRENLLFHAAYFGIGSREARARAMELLSSLELETRADAKVDQLSGGQQQRLMIARALIHEPQILFLDEPTVGLDPQARHALWDVLRRLHGEGRTIVMTTHYMEEADRLCQRVAIIDRGVLLALDAPAALKARAPGGTLVEIVLDGEASDTAERARALTGVERTEGHGDRLRVYLERPGERLAELIRLAEEAGRRVTHIHLEPPSLETLFITLTGRRLQ, from the coding sequence GTGCTCACGCCTCTCGATGCCGGCCCCGAGGCCATCATTCGCACCTCGGGCCTGCGCAAGGTCTATCCCGGGGTCACGGCGCTGGACCACCTCGACCTCCAGGTGAATCCGGGGGAGTTCTTCGGGTTGCTCGGCCCCAACGGAGCGGGCAAGAGCACGACGCTGGGAATCCTCACGACGCGGGTCCGGCCGAGCGCCGGACACGCCACGGTCGCCGGCGCCGACGTGATGCGTGAGCCGGCCCGCGTCAAACAGCGGATCGGGGTCGTGCCGCAGCGGCCCAATCCCGATCGGGGCCTCTCGGTGCGGGAGAACCTGCTGTTCCACGCCGCCTATTTCGGCATCGGATCGCGCGAGGCGCGCGCGCGCGCCATGGAGCTCCTGTCGTCGCTCGAGCTCGAGACACGCGCCGATGCCAAGGTCGATCAGCTCTCGGGTGGGCAGCAGCAGCGGCTGATGATCGCGCGCGCGCTGATCCACGAACCCCAGATCCTGTTCCTCGACGAGCCCACGGTGGGTCTCGATCCGCAGGCGCGGCACGCCCTGTGGGACGTGTTGCGCCGGTTGCACGGCGAGGGCCGGACGATCGTGATGACGACCCATTACATGGAAGAGGCGGATCGGCTGTGCCAGCGGGTGGCGATCATCGACCGCGGAGTCCTGCTGGCGCTCGACGCCCCGGCGGCGCTCAAGGCGCGGGCGCCGGGTGGGACCCTGGTCGAGATCGTGCTCGACGGCGAGGCCTCTGACACGGCGGAACGAGCACGCGCGCTGACCGGCGTGGAGCGCACGGAGGGCCACGGGGACAGGTTGCGGGTCTACCTCGAGCGTCCCGGCGAACGGTTGGCCGAGCTGATCCGGCTCGCCGAAGAGGCGGGACGACGCGTGACCCATATCCACCTCGAGCCGCCGAGCCTCGAGACGTTGTTCATCACCCTGACCGGGAGGCGCCTGCAGTGA
- a CDS encoding ABC transporter permease — translation MSHAAGSSATAPRVSALRVLLALLARDARVTRRNLPAFLIRTSLQPILFTTVFGFLLPSMGLVQGFYVSSLLPGILALSLTIASLQAVTLPLVADFGLGGEIEDRLLAPVPIELVAHQKILSGIAQGVLTGLFVMPLARLIMGPIPGLTLDHFAAVVLVFVLGAAAFSALGLLLGTAIPPAQIGLLFSAIIGPMMFFGCAYYPWTGLDRVPMMQIAVLANPLVYVSEGLRGTLTPDMPHMSLRASIPALAGITAVCWTLGIRMFARRATG, via the coding sequence GTGAGCCATGCGGCTGGGTCCTCGGCCACCGCGCCGCGGGTGTCGGCGCTGCGCGTCCTCCTGGCGCTGCTGGCCCGGGATGCACGGGTGACTCGCCGCAATCTTCCGGCCTTTCTGATCCGGACCTCGCTCCAGCCGATTCTGTTCACGACCGTGTTCGGCTTCCTGCTTCCGAGCATGGGCCTGGTCCAGGGCTTCTACGTGTCGTCGTTGCTGCCCGGCATCCTGGCGCTCAGCCTGACGATCGCGAGCCTGCAGGCGGTGACGCTGCCACTGGTCGCCGATTTCGGACTGGGGGGCGAGATCGAGGATCGCCTGCTCGCGCCGGTCCCGATCGAGCTGGTGGCGCACCAGAAGATCCTGTCGGGCATCGCGCAGGGTGTGCTCACCGGCTTGTTCGTCATGCCGCTGGCGCGCCTCATCATGGGCCCGATCCCTGGATTGACGCTCGATCATTTCGCGGCAGTCGTGCTGGTGTTCGTGCTCGGAGCCGCGGCCTTCTCCGCGCTCGGTCTGCTGCTCGGCACCGCCATCCCGCCGGCGCAGATCGGGCTGCTGTTCAGCGCCATCATCGGGCCGATGATGTTCTTCGGCTGCGCCTACTACCCGTGGACGGGTCTCGACCGGGTGCCGATGATGCAGATCGCGGTGCTCGCCAATCCGCTGGTCTACGTCTCCGAAGGGTTGCGCGGAACGCTGACGCCCGACATGCCCCACATGAGCCTGCGCGCCTCGATTCCCGCGCTGGCGGGAATCACCGCGGTCTGCTGGACGCTGGGGATCCGCATGTTCGCGCGCCGCGCGACGGGATAG
- the typA gene encoding translational GTPase TypA encodes METERPAASRRTPLEATREDLRNIAIVAHVDHGKTTLVDAMLWQSGVFRENQEVVERVMDSNDLERERGITILAKNTSIRYGRHKINIVDTPGHADFGGEVERTLKMVDGVLLLVDASEGPLPQTRFVLRKALELGLAPIVVINKIDRKDARPKEVLDEIYDLFIDLDAQEHQLDFPVLYTIARDGVCRLTPDGENHRLVPLFDAILQHIPAPRYEPGAPLQMLVLNLDYSDYVGRLAIGRIVNGVLKPRQPVAIARLDGTLDRTTVTRLYAFENLDRVEVEEAQAGEIVALAGFDAVHIGDTVTDPERPSPLPPVIVDEPTVSMVFSVNTSPFAGQEGKLVTSRNIAERLQKETLTNVSIRIEPGETPDQFVVSGRGELQMAILIEMMRREGYELAVSKPEVITRKVGDKVHEPMEKLVIDCPEEFVGVVTEKVGRRKGRMTNMVNHGTGRVRLEFRIPSRGLIGFRSQFLTDTRGTGLLNHLFDGYDEWQGEIPHRTSGALVADRAGRITAYAIEHLQDRGDMFVEPSERCYEGMIVGENSREQDIDVNIVKEKKLTNMRSSTAEEGVHLLPAHRKSLEQALEWVRDDELLEVTPQSLRLRKRVLQANLRPRYWQKG; translated from the coding sequence ATCGAAACCGAGCGCCCGGCCGCTTCGCGCCGCACGCCGCTCGAGGCGACCCGTGAAGACCTCAGGAACATCGCGATCGTCGCCCACGTCGACCACGGCAAGACCACGCTGGTGGATGCGATGCTGTGGCAGAGCGGCGTGTTCCGTGAGAACCAGGAAGTCGTCGAGCGGGTGATGGATTCGAACGACCTGGAGCGCGAGCGCGGCATCACCATCCTGGCCAAGAACACCTCGATCCGTTACGGGCGCCACAAGATCAACATCGTCGACACGCCCGGGCACGCGGACTTCGGCGGAGAGGTGGAGCGCACGCTGAAGATGGTGGACGGCGTCCTGCTGCTGGTGGACGCGAGCGAGGGACCGCTGCCGCAGACCCGCTTCGTGCTGCGCAAGGCGCTCGAGCTCGGTCTCGCGCCGATCGTGGTGATCAACAAGATCGATCGCAAGGACGCCCGGCCCAAGGAGGTGCTGGACGAGATCTACGACCTGTTCATCGATCTCGACGCCCAGGAGCACCAGCTGGACTTCCCGGTGCTCTACACGATCGCGAGGGACGGCGTCTGCCGGCTGACGCCGGACGGTGAGAACCACCGTCTCGTCCCTTTGTTCGACGCGATCCTCCAGCACATCCCGGCGCCGCGTTATGAACCCGGAGCGCCGCTCCAGATGCTGGTCCTGAATCTCGACTACTCCGATTATGTCGGCCGCCTCGCGATCGGCCGGATCGTGAATGGCGTCCTCAAACCGCGCCAGCCGGTGGCGATCGCCCGTCTCGACGGCACCCTCGACCGCACCACCGTCACCCGCCTCTACGCCTTCGAGAACCTCGACCGTGTCGAGGTCGAGGAGGCCCAGGCCGGAGAGATCGTGGCGTTGGCGGGCTTCGACGCCGTGCACATCGGCGACACCGTCACCGATCCGGAGCGTCCCTCGCCGCTCCCTCCCGTCATCGTCGACGAGCCGACCGTGAGCATGGTGTTCTCGGTGAACACCTCGCCCTTCGCCGGCCAGGAGGGCAAGCTGGTCACCTCGCGCAACATCGCCGAGCGGCTTCAGAAGGAAACCCTCACCAACGTCAGCATCCGGATCGAGCCCGGTGAGACTCCCGACCAGTTCGTGGTCTCGGGCCGCGGCGAGCTGCAGATGGCGATCCTCATCGAGATGATGCGGCGCGAAGGCTACGAGCTGGCGGTGAGCAAGCCGGAGGTCATCACGCGCAAGGTGGGCGACAAGGTCCACGAGCCGATGGAGAAGCTGGTGATCGACTGCCCGGAGGAGTTCGTGGGCGTGGTGACCGAGAAGGTCGGCCGGCGCAAGGGGCGGATGACCAACATGGTCAACCACGGAACCGGCCGCGTTCGGCTGGAGTTCCGGATCCCCTCGCGCGGGCTGATCGGCTTCCGCAGCCAGTTCCTCACCGATACGCGGGGCACGGGCCTGCTCAACCACCTGTTCGACGGCTACGACGAGTGGCAGGGAGAGATCCCGCATCGCACGAGCGGCGCGCTGGTGGCGGATCGCGCGGGGCGCATCACCGCGTACGCGATCGAGCATCTCCAGGATCGCGGCGACATGTTCGTGGAGCCGAGCGAGCGCTGCTACGAGGGCATGATCGTGGGCGAGAACTCGCGCGAGCAGGACATCGACGTCAACATCGTGAAGGAGAAGAAGCTCACCAACATGCGCTCATCCACCGCCGAGGAAGGCGTGCACCTGCTGCCCGCGCATCGCAAGTCGCTCGAGCAGGCGCTCGAGTGGGTGCGTGACGACGAGCTGCTCGAGGTCACGCCTCAGTCGCTGCGGCTACGCAAGCGCGTGCTTCAGGCGAATCTCCGCCCCAGGTATTGGCAGAAGGGATAG